In Lolium perenne isolate Kyuss_39 chromosome 5, Kyuss_2.0, whole genome shotgun sequence, the sequence tcGTGGTTTTCTACCGAGATCGAGATGTGCTCATCTCACAATCTTCCGATTTgattcagattttttttttgtaacaCTGATCGTCCATTCCAGAGCTCTTCTACGGCGGCGTCGTATCATTATAGAAGTTAAAGAAAATTAATCACAGATTTAATCAACGGTCACGAAAAATTACATTAGACGGAACCAAAATTTAATTAGACGGAACCAAAGTTCCATGCCAATCACCGTAAAAGAGCTCAATAGATTTATGCACAATATAATGTAGGGAATGGACCGATCCTAATTCATACCTAACTTTCTGTAAGAAAGAACCAAAGAAACATAATATATGAATTTTGATTCCAGCTTGATGAACACCTTATACAAAATAATTGGAATAATAATACATGAATAGAGAATGATTGTGCTCATAGTAATAAATTATTATAATTAAGTACAATTAAATTTAACGGTACACATCATCTAGACAAATGCAAAACAACCATGTAATTAGTAGTTGATGGAAGGATAATTGGTTGGACTACATCAGTAACAATGGTTCTGCAGCAATCAAGAAACACTACAACAAAAACACATGTTATTTCTTATTTCTTCTTTGTCAAGATGATTATCCGCTAGATAGTTACATAGGAGGCACAAATAACTGCAGAGAATGGCCAACTAAGAAAAATGCAATCTAATTATCACTCGGTATATGCCAATGATACTGTGGTGGGCATGGGGCGATGAAGCCCCATGGTTTCTCAACGAGGTGTAGTGTAACACCTCTAGTCGGTTGTCGATTGCTGCAGCTTATCCTGTGTTTTTCTTCTTTTATCTTTGATATGCTTTGTATAGGGTTCCCTCGTCACTTTATATCTGTTCGGCCGTGTAGCTTAGGAGAAATCTTGCATTTCCATTTGTCTCTACTAGTATTATAAAATTAAGATGTCTTAAACTTTGAAGCGAAAATGCAAATTCAACATACTCACATGAGATCCAAATTTGGACAGTATTCCCTATACCATCTTCACCGATTAGGATTTTTGTTCAAACATATCATATGGTGAACTAAGTTTTAATTGTAATTTTCATTGGTCAATTTTCAAATCAATAAGGAACAACATGTTAGCAAAGCTCAATATGACTCCGTATTTTCATGTTGCTTGTGAGGCAAACATTAGATAAAAGGGAAAGACCAATCAAGAAATAATCATAGAAAATTAATTAACTGATTCTTACATTTCCACTTTTAGACTCCGTATTTTCATGTTGCTTGTGAGGCAAACATTAGATAAAAGGGAAAGACCAATCAAGAAATAATCATAGAAAATTAATTAACTGATTCTTACATTTCCACTTTTACCGGTAAGAGAGACAACAAAAACTGCATCTCCAATGAAAGTGTTGCAGATGACTGAAACTGAATATGATTGTATGGCACATCCTTTACCTCTGCATCTGCATACCTCAGCAATTTAGTTACTAAAAGTACAGTTTATATATGGATCTTCATCTATCATGTAGGGATATGGATTTGTACTTACTTTTTGCGTATAAGAAATAAATAGTACTATAAGCTATGAAGGTAGCATGACCACATCTCTTAATTATTATACTTGCACATAATTTATGATTGTTAGGTTATATATGGCAAATACGTGAGGGCAAAATAAAATACCATAGGAAAGATAGACTTAATTCATTTACGTAAATGGTATAAGACGGATATTATCTGCCAAAATATTAAGTACAATGAGTATTTTATCGCAGATTGGTTAATCTAAACCTGAGCGACTGGGTTGGATTCCCGTTTATCTCACTTAACTGAAAGATAGAGAACGATGTGCATACAACAGCGAAAATTAACGCAAACACGGTAGCGATTTTCCCTAAGCCGTCATTTAATTAGGTTTAGTCATCCACCATAAAATATAAGACATCGAGTAAATAGCTTTAGACCCATCCACCATTAGGACAACCATAACCGTATTTACACTTGTATTTTATATGCTAGCTAAATTTGGAGATGGTGATTTCTTTGGTCTTTTCTTCTTTTCAGCAATGTATCAAGTCTCGGTCATTTCTGCTTCGTTGATTACTTTCtaatagaaggagagaaaaaatATAAAATGTTACTAATTCTATATATCTCTTCAGAGGGAAGTAGTACAAATGTCTACACGTCAACTCTTATTAAGAAGATCTTAGCATATCTACAAAATCATTTCACTATGCAGACAACGACATGAGTGAGTTACCTGAATGATACATGAAGAAATAGCACCTTCTATCTTCAGAGTGATAATTAGTTGGAGACATTGAACACCTTGAAGAAATAAGCTTAATAGTTAGGGCACAGAGCACTGTTTGAAATTTCATCATGATCCTTGAGAAAAGCAGCTGAGAAACCAAAACTGAGTAAATATGGTTAATAGAATTCATAGCTAAACTTACTATTTTCTTGCAGCGATAACTAAGAAAACAATCCATGCTAGATAATTGATCTATTCTATTATAAAATTATCTATTAATCCTCTTGGTCCTCCTCTAGCTTGGTTTATTGCTCACCAAAGTAGCAGTTACAGTCTTCTGTTCATGTTGATTATTACTAATCGAAATAAAGACAAGAAGCTACGAATAGTGTTTTTCAGGATTAACAATATGGCTCCAAATGTCTAAGCAATACGTCCCTTATTATATCTTTTGACATAAAAAATAGTACATGCAGTGCAAACGTCAAACACCGAATTATAGATAGTGCTCCACTTGTCCTGGATTGACAATGGTCTACCAAAAACAGATATGCCATAAACGATTTAATTAGAATTACATATTACATAAATACTCCTTGCAATGATGGATTAGCTGTATTTTTTATTTTCGAATCGTTAGGAGGTACTGTAGGAGCAGGCCAGCATGGACTTAAAGATGTCCCTGCGGACATCCTGAAAAGTGGATTTGCATCTGAGATATAGAATGAATCTAGGATAATTTTTCAAGAATTAAAATAAAACAATTATGTGTATAAGGCAAGTACGAAGATTATACAATCAAGAATCAAGGAACTCAAGTACTCAACATATATATGTTCATCCGCTGACCACTGTATCCCTACATGCAGATATCCATGAGAAATTGTTTTACCTGCTGCGATGACCGAGCACATCCGATTCAACCTCCAAACTGCTACAATCAAATAAAACCTGAAGCCTTCCCCGATTGATGCATTGTGCTTCCAATTCCATGCACCCTTTTTTGCGGGTCAATTTCATGCATATATCTAACATCACGACCTTACAGAAATCTCACGTAGATGTGATTTTTATTTAGCATCTATATAAGATGAATATATGAACTTATTAATTAGTTATAATTTCATAATATATTTTTCATCAATCTATAAAAAAGTTTTATACATATTCATATGCTGCCCTCGCATTCGTGAGGGCCACCTTGCTATTTAGGTAAAAATACTTGGCACTAACATGACATATGCAAGCACTGATATCCTCTTTTGTATTAGACCAGCTCAACGAATGGTATTTATATATTCAGTTGTACCCAATGGTATCTTCTTCAACCAACCCTAGCCTCCCTGGTCGCCTCGGGCGACTCTTGAGTCCCCCTGCGCCACCACTCTAAATTCTCTCTCCACTGCCCCTCAACCCTGCCGCCGCCGGAGGAGATCGCCAGTGGATAATAGTGGTGGTGTGCCCCCAATAAAGCTTATCCATTGGTGTCTCTATCATGATCTTCCGCCACTTCCATGTGCACCCTCTTCCCTCAACGATGAATTAGGTTCTTGTGCATAAGGTACATTGCGACAATTGGCTAACTAAGTGATCCCTCGCGAATTGCTCCAGATAGATCAAGGACATAAAAAATGTCCCAGGAGACGTTCTTGCATTTATGAATCTTTATGTGCTGGATCGACTTCTTTGGTAGCATGCGCGATGTGATCTTCGTATTTTTTGCCCCCGCGGGAAGGGTGCAAGACATGAAGAATCATTTTCCTTTGGCTTGTGGCTATAGGGATCCACCTTTGTTCAGCCTtggcatcttcattgttgtgattacCGAAGTGTTAATGCAGGGATCATGGCAATCGTGTTTGAAGAATAACGGATAGGATCTGGAAGTTCCATCTTGCATGCTCGTGTCGAGTCGAGAAGATCCTAGAGAATACTCGCAGCAGATCGGAAGAAGTATGAATTCAGACAGACTTTGTTCTTGGTGTTGCTCTTTGAGCTTGGTGTCTCAGTTTGAGTGTTTAAATCCTTAGGTCTGGCATTTGCTGTTCTACCTCAAAATGGTGGCTTCCTAGTTATTTCCTTGTTGAATACATTGTCTTGAGAATGGACATTCTCGAGGGCAAAAACCCAAGATCTAAACATTCTGGTTGGACTGGGCATCAACGTTGTTTATGCATTTTTACCTTCATGGATGAGGACGTTGTTTTAGAGAAACTTTTTTGGAGAAGAGGTGTCGTTACCAGTGTTTGTGCTATTGCTGCGGCGAGTTTCAGATTGCTTCAAAATGGTGTTTTCTTTGTTTCTTATTCTTCTTTATTTGTTTTCTCGATGGTTGCAACGTTGATGTCTAGACTTGCTATATGATTAATGCAGATGTTGGGTATGATTCATATTATCTTGGTATTAATATATTCCTATTATCCAAAATGTGAAGAATCACGATGCCAAACAATGAAATATAATAATGTGCTGTGACTTCAGAGATTGATTTTAGGCTACTACTCTCTCGGGGGAAAGGAATTCTCGTCAGGTAGAAGATCCTCTTTTTTTGCAGAGAAAGAAATTAAAACCACAAAGAATATTTTTTTTGTAAAGAATCACAAAGAAGATCCCAAgagttcacatatgtaaatattgTAACACTATATTGCCTCACAATTTATAGCAACCCACAATTATCTCTGTGTAACCCTACCCTTTAGATGACTCCATAATCGTTAAAGGAAAAGAAAATTCAACGGAGAGCTCTTGTTACCTTGTGAACTGACATACCTCGTGGACTCAACATCGACACCAACACAATCCGTATGGACATAATTCAGAGATCGTGCACCACCTAGCACTCTTCCCTTCCTCGCTAGTGCATCTACCACTAGTAGGGAAATAGCTATAGGGACAAGCTTATTGGCAGCGGACCATTTCCAGCGCACGCGACTGCTCTTTTTAGAAGCGGGTGGAAGAAAGGCATGCGATCGATACACACATAGTGGCAGCACACCGAGCAAGAAGGCACACGACTACTAAATGGGCTCCGGCTATACCCTGGTCCAAAACATATCCGCAACGCGCGGTACTGGTGACTCGCGACCGCGTGCCAAAATTAGGAGTCGCGTGCGCATTTATGCGGGAAAATCACGCGCACGCAAGTAATGCGCGGGAAAGAAGCGCGTGTGATTTTGCCGCGCGGGAAAGGTTGTCTGCGCGCTATAGAATGAACACCGCGCGCCACCCCCGCACCCGTTGTCTCCTCCAAATCGCGCCCTACCTCCTGCAGACCGCACCAGCGTGCACCGCACCACAACACCACCGCGCATCCGTTGTCGCCATGCCGCGCCGCTCCAACACCACCGGCGTGCGGGAGCGCCCTAGCGGTGCGTTCTACGCGGAGAACCGTTCCAGGCCGGAACGGATCAACCTCAGCACGTACGAGACGGCGCACGAGGCGACGCGCGCCTACGATGTGGCGGCCTGGCGCCTCGGCCGCCCGCACGCGGAGATGAACTTCCATGACGTCTGGATGCAAGAGCAGGCGGAGGATCTGGCGCCGCCTCCGTGCCTCTTCACCGACGAGGACAAGCGCCACCACAAGATGCTACAACGGCAGCTCTACCACGCCGTCGAGGACGAGAGCCTCATGGCCGAGTGGAAGAGGCGCTTCCCAGCGGATGTCCAGGAGATGCGCGCCTTCTACGTCGAGCACAAGGAGGTGCGGAAGGCGAGCCGCGTCGCAAGGATGAAGGATAAAGCAGAGCTCCGCGCCTTCATCCTGGCGCAGGAGGCTGGCCCTCAGACGATCGGCGACAATGACGACATGTGGCAGGACGTGTTCTCCTCCACGCCGGTGTCCGACACCACTGTGTCTGCAGGATCGGACTAGAGCGACTAGAGGAGTAGATCGTGTCCGGTCCAAATtaactacatatatatatatatatatatatatatatatatatatatatatatatatatatatatatatatatatataaactcTATATATATAATACTACTACATATTTTTCTCTATATCACTTTTGTATAATTATTCATCTGCTTATTTGGAGTTAATTATAAACAGTATGCTAATAGCCGCGTGCAACGTTGTGGTGTGCTGCCAATAAGTTCATAGCCACCGTGTGCCCTAGCATGCGCTGTCAGTAAGTTAATAGCCAGGCGCGCCCTTGGGTGCGCTGCTATTAAACTATGGCCGCTCTTATAAGTTAGAGGCGTGCTTGTTACACTTATCCTCAATCTGCTCGTCTAGCTCGGCTGCGCTTGCCGCCTGCTCGCGTGCGCGCTTCCTGCTCACCTGCGCGCCAACTCTGCTCCGCCGCGCGCCCATCCTCGACTCTCGCCAACGTCGGACCTGCTCGCACCGGCGCCGGAGCGCGCGCAGGACGGACAAACCTGAGCGGCGCACTGTCTTCCCCTTCTCACCGCGCACCGAGGGTGAGTCCTCCCCCTACAATGTCTCTTCCTCCTGACTGCGCCTGCTAACCGCTCGATGAAATGTCCGGCCGAGAATATTTAGGTGTGCTTGGTCCATAAAATGCGTATAAAAATCATTAAATAGTAACTATACCGAATCAACATATGTTATGCTTTCTTAATAAAAACCACGGAACACTCATACCTCAGtcagtttgaaaagttactgttGCATGCCGGTCGGGTTGGTGGTCACGGATAGTTTTGGCATTGGTTGTGTTTCAATGGAATTGAGGGTACCCACCACTATAGAACGACGTTAAGGATAGACCTTTCACTAAGTGGACGAAGCTAGAGCTCTTTTACTAAGTGGAGAAGCATGTTCATTCATGACACATAACCTTATTACAATATAGAATCAAAGCCAAACCTTGCCTTAGTGTCTTGGTTCCATAGCTCTTTCTTAGCTGTGCATTTTTATTTTGTCTTTTGTACATAACTCTATCTTTTTTTGGTTATAATAATATCTTGCTGTGTTTCTGACACATATCAGGGAGAGGTACGAGACCACACTGATGCCGGAGAGAGCAACCGGAGCACCGCGATGGCCGGAGAGAGGTAGCCAATATATGCATGTGATTGCGGTTTTGTTGTAAGATATGCATGCGATTCTAGTTAGTGTGTGTTTAGTTAGATGCATATGTGTATACTAGATGAtgccccgcgcgttgcagcgggacTCCTAGAAAAAAAGTTGGATACATTTGGacaaaagtaaaaaagaataaataaaaaatgcttcttaattaaccacATGTTCCATCAACAACAAAAAAACTAATTTAATGGAATTTCTTAATACATGATTGGAAGGAAAACTGAAGTTATGTGTACAAAATAATTACCGGTGTATACAACAGAGAGATAGAACAGATCAAACCATCCAAAATAAGTTTGTTATAAGTACAGGAGTACAAACCCGATCCTTGCATATGAAAGGGATTCATTCTAGAAGTGAGAAAAATAAATTTTCCCAAATTAATATATGTAGTTAATTTACATGTAGTGCAACTTTTCAAAATAAATATGTGTACCGAATTCAATGAT encodes:
- the LOC127303677 gene encoding ethylene-responsive transcription factor 1-like encodes the protein MPRRSNTTGVRERPSGAFYAENRSRPERINLSTYETAHEATRAYDVAAWRLGRPHAEMNFHDVWMQEQAEDLAPPPCLFTDEDKRHHKMLQRQLYHAVEDESLMAEWKRRFPADVQEMRAFYVEHKEVRKASRVARMKDKAELRAFILAQEAGPQTIGDNDDMWQDVFSSTPVSDTTVSAGSD